A part of Onthophagus taurus isolate NC chromosome 7, IU_Otau_3.0, whole genome shotgun sequence genomic DNA contains:
- the LOC111428698 gene encoding myosin heavy chain, muscle-like has product MLNFVLSLLIITSFVDSNPMSPQDLLEKIKPNFEMAENATQNQPELSDAHEKINDLSIAIASMSAAEKKLKTELQTLHSNLDELLNEAKNSEEKAKKAMVDSSRLADELRAEQDHAQTQEKLQKALANQIKNLQLRVEEVEAKLEQRRLAKCN; this is encoded by the exons ATGTTAAACTTTGTGCTATCTTTGTTAATCATTACAAGCTTCGTTGACTCAAATCCAATGAGTCCCCAAGatcttttagaaaaaattaaacctaATTTCGAG ATGGCGGAAAATGCAACTCAAAATCAACCTGAATTGAGTGACGCCCACGAAAAAATTAACGACCTTTCCATAGCCATCGCTTCAATGTCCGCCGCtgagaagaaattgaaaactGAACTTCAAACCCTCCACAGCAACTTAGATGAGCTCTTAAACGAAGCTAAGAACTCCGAAGAAAAAGCTAAAAAGGCCATGGTTGATTCCTCAAGATTAGCCGATGAACTCCGCGCGGAACAAGATCACGCCCAAACCCAAGAAAAACTCCAAAAAGCCCTCGCaaaccaaattaaaaatctccAACTTCGTGTGGAAGAAGTCGAGGCTAAATTGGAGCAAAGGAGACTCGCAAAAtgtaactaa